One Phaseolus vulgaris cultivar G19833 chromosome 11, P. vulgaris v2.0, whole genome shotgun sequence genomic window carries:
- the LOC137836933 gene encoding uncharacterized mitochondrial protein AtMg00820-like yields the protein MNKELVALKVNQTWIIINLSLGKSIIGCHWVYKVKYKSDDTVKRYKARLVAKGYTQLEEPDFSNTFALVAKLTTSRLILSIVVVYFDDIILIGNDLEENSHITNLLDQYFHIKYLGDLNYFLGLARNNNGIHISDSEYLKIDIRWSVRVFTKY from the exons ATGAATAAAGAACTTGTTGCTCTTAAAGTCAATCAAACCTGGATTATTATCAATCTTTCACTAGGAAAATCTATTATTGGATGTCATTGGGTATACAAAGTAAAATATAAGTCTGATGACACTGTAAAACGCTATAAAGCTCGCCTTGTAGCAAAAGGATACACGCAACTTGAAGAGCCAGACTTTTCCAATACCTTTGCTCTTGTGGCTAAGCTTACTACTTCGAGGCTTATTCTTTCTATTGTTGTA gtttattttgatgacatcATCCTTATTGGAAATGATCTCGAGGAAAATTCTCACATCACCAATCTCCTTGACCAATATTTCCACATTAAGTACCTTGGAGATCTCAATTATTTTCTCGGTCTTGCTCGTAACAATAATGGTATTCAT ATATCAGACTCAGAGTACTTGAAAATCGATATACGGTGGAGTGTGCGTGTGTTCACGAAATATTGA
- the LOC137822287 gene encoding MYB-like transcription factor EOBI, with protein MYWGVMAGNMGWGVMEEEGWRKGPWTAEEDRLLIQYVRLHGEGRWNSVARLAGLKRNGKSCRLRWVNYLRPDLKKGQITPQEESIIQELHARWGNRWSTIARSLPGRTDNEIKNYWRTHFKKKTKSPSDAAEKARIRSSRRQQFQQQQLQLKHQQQVQQQQQQFQFNLDIKGIINLLEENDHRVPSTSQETQEMVNMYPNTSEPQGYFYSMFNVNDNVSAPESSNEEILWDELWNLDDVLCNFNAASATSKASLHNLVAPFS; from the exons ATGTATTGGGGAGTTATGGCAGGCAACATGGGGTGGGGAGTAATGGAGGAAGAGGGATGGAGGAAGGGTCCTTGGACTGCTGAAGAGGACAGATTACTCATTCAGTATGTCAGGTTGCATGGTGAAGGCAGATGGAACTCTGTTGCTAGGCTTGCAG GACTGAAAAGAAATGGAAAGAGCTGCAGACTGAGATGGGTGAATTACCTGAGACCAGACCTCAAGAAGGGTCAGATAACACCACAAGAAGAAAGCATAATTCAAGAGCTGCATGCTAGGTGGGGAAACAG GTGGTCAACGATTGCAAGAAGCTTGCCAGGAAGAACTGACAATGAGATCAAAAATTATTGGAGGACccatttcaagaaaaaaactaaaagcCCCTCTGATGCTGCTGAGAAGGCTAGAATCCGTTCCTCAAGGAGGCAGCAGTTTCAACAGCAACAACTGCAGTTGAAGCATCAGCAGCAGGttcagcagcagcagcagcagttcCAATTCAACTTGGACATAAAAGGGATCATAAACTTGCTTGAAGAAAATGACCATAGAGTTCCTTCTACATCTCAAGAGACACAAGAAATGGTGAACATGTATCCAAACACTTCAGAGCCGCAGGGCTACTTCTACTCTATGTTCAATGTGAATGACAATGTCTCTGCACCAGAGTCCTCAAACGAAGAAATTCTGTGGGATGAACTGTGGAACTTGGACGATGTTCTTTGCAATTTCAATGCAGCAAGTGCTACAAGCAAAGCTAGTTTACACAATTTAGTTGCTCctttcagttaa